Genomic DNA from Thermosipho ferrireducens:
AACATATTTAAATAATGATTATTTAGTTGCTATACACATTTTAGTTCCGCAAATTGAGGCATTAGTTAGAAATTTAGCCCAAATAATAGGAGTACCTATTTTAACTCAAAATCGTTTTAATGGATTTAATTATAAAACATTATATGGTTTATTGAGCGATGAGAAAATAATAGCTGTATTGAGTGAAGATATGTGTTTATATCTAAAGGCTTTATTTACTGATGTCAGAGGTTGGAATATTCGCAATGATGTGTGTCATGGTATAAGTGATTTACAAAGTTTTAATCAAGTGGTTGCTGATAGAGTGTTTCATGTTTTAATATGTCTTGCGTTGCTTAGAGAATAATCGTACTTTTCTTTGCTAAAAAAGTTTTAGAAACAACGAGTTGAATGTCTAAAATATAAAAATTTCTTTTAATTGACGTGTATTTTCTAATCTATTAGAATTTCAAAAGAAGAAAAGTGCTAAGCCTTAAATTTAATTTTTAGATACTAACTACAGATTATATTTAAGTTTAGAGGTGAAAAGATGAATTTAAAAAAAAGCAAGTATTGTTGTGCAGAATGTTTTAAAGATGAATATATTAAAAAGTTTGTAAAAGAAAAAGGTTTTGAAGGAACTTGCGATGTATGTGGCAGATCTGAAGTTTCTGTTGCTGATTTTGAGTTAGTTGCTGAGTTTATTATATATGGTTTTAGGAAAGCATATGATATAGTTGAAAATGAAGCGTTCTGGCATCCAGAGGAAAAAAGATATGCAGATCCTGTTACAGGTAAAGATTCAGGAAAATCGATATTTGATATTTTGTATTATGACGAAAGTATATTTTCAGATGAATTAAGTGAACCTAAAGCAAAAGAGTTTTTACAAAGGTTAATGGATTCTATTAAACCAAATTTTCGTGAAATGATCAGGGGAGACAATGACTTGTATTCTGATATTGAAACTCCAAACTGGATGTTAAAAGATGAGTTATATTATTCAGACAAAGCAAAAGATAAAAAGAAAAAACTATATAATTCGTGGGATGAGTTTAAGAAAGTTACTAAGTATAGATATAGGTTTTTTGATATGGATAAAGATAAAAAGAGAGAAAAGTTATTGGAAAAACTTAAAATTATATTTAGTAAGCTACGTATTAATCTTTTAAAAGGTGAAAGGTTGTTCAGAGCTAGGATTTATAATGATTCTTTAGAAAGTTTGAAAAAGCCAGATGATATTGGTCCAGCACCAGTAGAGAAAACTAAAAACAATAGATTTAGTCCTACTGGTATATCTTATATGTATTTATCTGGGGATGAAGAAACCTGTATCAAAGAAATTAATCCGCAATTTTTAGACAAAGTTATTGTTGGTGAATTTGAATTAAAAAGGAATATAGAAATATTAGATTTAACTGGAAATCCTATAAAAAGCATATTTTGTGAAAATTATGATCACGACACAAGAATGCTTATGAACTACTTTGTATACAAATTTTCTGAAGAAATTAGCAAACCAATGAAACCAGATGATAATACAGACATAGAATATGTACCAACACAGGTATTATCTGAATATATTAGAAAACTTGGTTATAAGGGAATAAAATATGAAAGTTCTTTAAACAGAGGTCATTATAATTATGTTTTATTTTTTGGACCTAAAAATAGTGAAATAGAGTGTTTTGAAAATTATTTGTGTTTGAAATATTTATACAATTGCGTAATAAAAAGTATTAGTCATGATTATGAACTTGTCCAGGTTGTTAGTGAAAAATAAGGAAGTAAATACTTCATGGTGGATTTAATTAAGAAAACTGAAGCAAAACCAAACAAAAAGGTTAGTAAAAAATAACGTTCCGTAATTACATTCCTCGGAATTACAGGAAAAGAAAAGAGTCATTCCAAGGAGCGAAACGGCAAAGAATACTCCTTCCATGTCATTCCGAGGAGCACATGCGACGAGGAATCTTATAATTGGCGAGTGTTGGCGAGATTGGCGAGGTTAGTAAAAAAATAAGATTCCTCACATTCGTTCGGAATGACAATAGGGAAAAGATCCTTCGCCTTCCTGCTCCTCAGGATGACACCCCCCTCACATGCGTTCGGGATGACAAAAAAATAAGATCCCTCGTCACTTCGTTCCTCGGGATGACATTCTTTTTTAGTCATTCTGAGCACGGAGTGCAAAGAACCTTGTTCTTTTTGTCATTCCGAGGAGCGCAGCGACGAGGAATCTTAAATTAGCAAGATTAGCGAAATTGGCGAGAGTTAGCGAGGTTGGTAAAGGAACAAGAACTTTGGTTGCTGCATTTCTCAGGATGACATGTTTTTCGAAAGGATAATAAGATTCTTCATGCTTGCGCGTTCAGAATGACAAAAAAGTGATAACAAAAAAACAAGATTCCTCACATGCGTTCGGAATGACAAAAAATAAGATCCCCTTATTATATCTGGATATAATCAATCCATTTAAAATTTGACTCCGGTGTATCATATATGATACAATAAGGTGGTAAGAAGATGGGACAGTTTTATTGGAAAAGTTATAAACTATATTATTTTGATGAAGACAACGGAAAAAATTATGTTCTGGAGTTTTTAGAAACTATTGCAGAAAATGATAAAGCTATCGTAATTGATTTTTTAACTAATTTTGCCGATAAAATTGACGAGGGAAAAGGTATTCCATCAGAAATGTTTGAGCAAGAGATAATCAAAAAATTAGAATCTTCCAGCGGGCGTCTTTATGAGTATCGTGCAAGATCCAAAAAGCTTAGAAAAGTGATTCGTATTTATTTCGGGGTTGTAAAACAACATAAAATCATTGTGCTATTATCAGGGCATTTTAAAAAAGGAAAAAATGAGCAACAAAAAGAGATAAACGACGCCGAAAAACGATTGAAACGATTTATAAGGAGGAGAGAAAGAAATGAGACATGAAGAAGTGAAAAAGATACTTTTTGAGAAAAATGAGGAACTAAAAAGACTTTATAATGAAAGGAAACCTTTAATTAACTTCATTCATGAAATAATTGAAATGAGATATAAAAAAAACTTAAGTCAAGAAGATTTAGCAAATATTTTAGGCACTTCAAGGACTAATATTTCCAGAATAGAAAGAGGAAAGCAAAATTTAAGTTATAAAATGATGTTTAAAATTGTCTCTGCACTTGGAGGAGACTTATTTATAACTGCTAAAGGGAATGATGTTATAAAACTGACGGATGAATCAAAAAAGGTTTTAGAGACATTATTGAAAAGATATAATAAACCCAAAGAACAAATAATAGAAGTATCACTTAAGATGCTTCTGGAGCGCATAAGAAGTTATGAATTAAGTGAAAAAGTTTCACAACCTGAAATAGAAGGATACATTGATGAGAAGATACCTGAATTGGAGGATGAATTATGCCTGCTAAGTTAACTAAGGAGCAGTTAAAAAAGTATTCTGAATTTTTGAAAGGTCTTGAATTGGAAGATATCTGGGTTAAATCTGATCGGTACACTTTTTATGATGATATGCATAAACCTACACCAGGAAATTTTGATGTTAGAGTAAGTGTTAAAAAAGATAATACAGAAATAGATGTTGCAAAAGGTAGAGCGATTATGGGGTATGAGATAGTTATATCTGAAAAAGAAAAGATAATATTTAAAGATGAAATAGACCTGGTTGTGAATCTTCAGATTAGTAAAGATTCGATAGATGAAATTTTTTCGGACAATGCTCTTAAAGAATTTTTCATTGGTAAGCAACTTGTAAAAATAACATGGCCATTTATCAGGGAAATTTTTTATACAAATCTTGCACGAGTAGGAATTAGACCAATCATTTTACCTTTTTTGAAATAGATAGTTGTTTCATTCCGAACCCGAAGGGTGAGGAATCTTATAATTAGCGAGATTGGCGAGATTGGCGAGATTAGCGAGGTTAGCAAGATTGGCGAGGTTAGTCCCCGCGTGTGTCATTCCGAGGAGCGTATGCGACGAGGAATCTTGTATTTAGCGAGAGTTAGCGAGGTTAGTAAGATTAGCGAGATTGGTAAAATAAGATCCTTCGTCGCTGGCGCTCCTCAGGATGACATCCCCCTCACGTTCGTTCGGAATGACAATAGGGAAAAGATCCTTCGTCTTCCTGCTCTTCAGGATGACAGGAGAAAGGGTTGTCATTCCTGGGAGCAAAGGATGTGAGGGATCAAGTTTAAAGAGACATCCATCTTTTTGACAGAGACAAAAAGTTAGAAATTACACTCAGCAGATAGGTATGTGATATAATGATTCTGAGGTGAGAGTATGGAGAAACATACAAAGTATAAATTTACCGTTGTGATTGAGAAAGATGAGAATGGATATTTTGCATACTGCCCTGAACTTCAGGGATGCTATACTCAGGGAAATACTTATGAAGAAGCAGTTGAGAGCATAAAAGATGCTATAACTTTGCACATTGAAGATAGATTGGCAAGCGGTGAAGAAATCCCGAGAGCAGAGAGTGTTTCTTTGACAGTAGTTGAGGTATGATATGCCCAGGCTACCACGACTAACAGCAAGAGAAATAATCCCAATTCTTGAAAGTCATGGGTTTATACTTGTACGTTCAAGTGGTAGTCACCGAATTTACAAGAATTCAGAAGGAAAGCGTGTAACGGTTCCATTTCACTCCGGAAAGATTTTACATCCCAAGCTGTTGAAAAGCATAATACGAGACATGGGATTAACTGAAAAAGAATTTTTGAAATTACTTAGTAAGTAGCATTCCTATCGCTGCCTGTATGTCATTAAAAACAAGATTCCTCGCTTTGCTCGGAATGACAAAAAAATAAGATCCCTCGTCACTTTGTTCCTCGGGATGACATTCCCTTAGCTTTACTCGGAATGACAATAAGGAAAAGCTCCTTCGTCACTGACGTTCCTCAAGATGACAAGAAAGCGAATGTTAGTAAGCTTAAAGAAAAGAAAAAAATTAAAACAAACAAAAGCCACAGGAAACCCTGTGGTTTTCGTTTTTGTAATTGAGTATGATATAATCCATCTGTTATGTAACTATAATATTACGCTTGGATTGATGAATTTTGATAACGAAATTATATGTTTTTTTGGTGAGACGATTTTTTTGAGAAAAGATGGTTTTTGTAGCATCAAAATGTTAAATGTATCGTTTTGAAAGAAACCGCATATTATAATGTAATAATTGGTTTTAATTATGTTTAATTATAATAATTTGAATATTTTGAATATAACACATATGTTATATAATAAGGAGGAGTTATGGGGTATATAAGATACTTTCCAGATGATGAATCCTCTGCTACAAGAAGATTGAAAACGCTGATAGAAAAAAATAAATAAGAATATGTATAGAAAATTAAAAGCCAAACTTTTTCAACTGGACAAAATAGGTGCAGACATTGTATACACAATTTTAGAAGAAGAGCAGTGCTTGAGTCATAAAAATAAGACGATTGTAAGATTAGGAGACAATTTTTATGAATTACGTATACCAAAGCAGAGTAAAGAAGGTGTGTTTAGAGTTTATTTTACAATATTTCCAGATAATGAAAGGATAATGATTCTTGATGCAGAGTATAAGACTGAAAAAGAACCCAAAAGATTAAAAGCTGCACAAAACAAATTAGAAAGATTAATAAAGGAGGTTGGTTGGAAATGAGAAAATTAAAAGAGTTAATTGAAAATGATGAATTAGACAAATTTGAATTGAGAGCCTTTGATGAAGATGAAGAATATGAAAATTTTCTTATAAAGATAGTTTCTCAGATAGTGAAGTTAAGAGTAGAAAAAAGAATTTCACAAAAAGAATTGGCAAAAAAACTTGGAACAAAACAAAGTGCGATTTCAAGGTTCGAGAACTTCAGTTCTAATCCAACTCTTAAGTTTCTTTTCAAAGTGTTGAAAGCTTTAGATGCGGAAATTGAGATAACCGATAAGAGCAAGGGATATGAGAAATATAATATTGTGATTAATGACAAAGAAAGTAACTTTGAAAGATATTATGTAGATTCCATAGAAAAAGTGTGGGAAAGAGTATCATGATGAAAGCTCAAAAAAGTATTCTTGAATTTTTGGATTACAGGATTACAAAGTTTGAATATATCAACGCATCATTTAAAGAAATTAAAAACATTAATTATGAAGTATTGATTAATACTAAAATTGGAAAACCTGTATTAGAAGATAAGAGTAATAAATATTTAAGTCGATTAGATTTAGATATACAGATAAAAGGGAAAAGCGGTAGAACTGTTCCTGTAAAAGTAAAGTGTTCAATATCTGGACTTTTTAGCGCTTCTACGGAAATAAATGAAGAGGAATTTTTGAAGCTTTGCTCCACAAGTGGATTTGCAAACTTGATAATGATTTCAAGAAGTGTGATTATTTCTTTTACTTCGCAGACAGGGAACAAACCTATTGTGTTGCCATTAATAAATCTTTTGAAAACGTATGAAAAACGTTTCAAAGAAGGGAATATTAAAAAGGGAGATTAGCGAGGTCAGTAAAGAAATAAGATCCCTCGTCATTACATTCCTCGGGATGACATTCCCCTTTTTTGTCATTCTGAGCCCGTAGGGCGAAGAATCTTTCTTTTCTTTGTCATTCTGAGGAGTGAAACGACGAAGAATCTTAAAATAACAATATTGGCGAGGTTAGCGAGGTTGGCGAGGTTAGCGAGTGTTGGTAAAATAAGATCCTTCGTCGCTGGCACTTCTCAGGATGACATCCCCCTCACATTCGCACGGAATGACAAAAAATGAAGAATAAGGAATAGATTCCTCACGTGCGTTCGGAACGGCAAGGAATAAGATCCCTCGTCATTACATTCCTCGGGATGACAAGAAAAAGGGATCATTCCTGAGAGCGAGAAGGCGAGGAATTTCCCCCTCCGTGTCATTCCGAGGAGCGCATGTGACGAGGAATCTTACCCCCACTCATGTCATTCCGAACCCGAAGGGTGAGGAATCTTATAATTAGCGAGATTGGCGAGATTAGTAAAAAAAATAAGATTCCTCGCTTTGCTCGGAATGACAGGGAGTAAGATCCTTAAGTTTATAACCTCGACACCGTCGACAAGCTCGACAAATTTCGACAGCCTTCGACAGATGTGAGAAATTGGCGAGATTAGCGAGAGTTGGCGAGGTTAGTAAAAAAACAAGATTCCTCACGTTCGTTCGGAATGACAAAAAACAGCAAGGTTAGCAAGGCCTGTCCTGAGGAGTGAAACGACGAAGGATCTTGTATTAGCGAGATTAGCGAGGTTTCTCCCCATTTATGTCATTCTGAGCCCATAGGGTGAAGAATCTTATTTTGGCGAGTGTTGGCGAGGTTAGTGAGGTAAGATTTGGGAAAGCATGCTCCTAAGTTTTTAACAATTTTGTCAATTTTTAGTAGTATAATTAAGTTGCCAGATTTAAACAGGGAGGGGTTAAGTATGAAAAAGTTGTTAGTTGTGTTTGCGGTATTGTTTGTTTCTATTGCGATTTTTGCAGCTGACTTTTATGTTGTAAAGGCTGGGGATACTTTAAGTAAGATAGCAAATGAAACGGGCCTTAGTGTTGAAGAACTTGTTAAATATAACAATATTGAAAATCCTGATTTGATTGTTGTTGGTCAAAAGCTCAGACTTAAACCAGCATACACTCAAAAAGATCTGAATGAGCAGCTTGTAATGGCTACTCTCTGGTATCAAACTTCTGGTGAAATGAGAGCGTTGGCGTATCAGGCCTTCAATTTTGCGAAGATGCTCTTTGATGCAGATCTTAAGAACTATCCAGATGAAACGAAAACGCGTGCTGTAATCGTTGATATTGATGAAACAGTATTAAACAATAGTCCATACGATGCTGGACACATAGGAACAGAATACGCATATCCTTATGGATGGACAGAATGGTGCGAAGCACGGGAAGCAAAACCATTACCAGGAGCAGTAGAATTTCTCAAATATGTTGCAGAAAAAGGTGGAGAGGTATTCTATATTTCTAACAGAAAAGAGAAGGTAAAACAAGCGACTATTGATAATTTGAAAAAGTTTGGATTCCCATTTGCCGATGAAAAACATGTTTTGTTAAGAACTACAACTTCTGATAAAGAGCCAAGAAGACAACTTGTTGCAAAAGATTATAAAATTGTTCTTTTGATGGGAGACAATTTAAATGACTTTACATCAGTTTTTAGACACAAAGGAGTAGACGAAAGAAATGCGCTTGTTGAGCAAATGAAAGAAAAATGGGGAACAAAGTTCATTGTGCTGCCAAATCCAATTTATGGCGATTGGGAAGGAGCAGTTTACAATGGAAATTGGGGCTTAAGTCCTGAAGAAAAGAATAAGGTTAGGAAAGAGCATCTGATAAGATGGGAAAAAGAAGAATAAAATGATAAATACTATAATTAGTGATATACCAGATAAAGAGAGGGATAAAATCCCTCTCTTTTTTTGTCATTTTGAGGAGTGAAACAACGAAGAATCTTGTATTAGCGAGGTTGGCGAGGTTTCTCCCCATTTATGTCATTCTGAGCCCATAGGGTGAGGAATCTTATTTTGGCGAGTGTTGGCGAGATTAGCGAGGTTGGTAAAATAAGATCCTTCGTCGCTGGCGCTCCTCAGGATGACAGAGAAGAAAGATCCCTTGTCACTGTGTTCCTCGGGATGACAGGAAAGGGGGGGATGACAAAATAAGGAGAATCTTCCCAACTTTTATGTCTTACAAATCTATTTCAAATAGTACACCTTTTTCGGCAAATCCTAAACTTTTATAAAAATTTTTGGCATTGATGTTTGACTTTTCTGTGCTTACTTCTATTTCGCAGCATCCTATTTTTTTACATTCTTTAATAACTGCCTCTATTAATTTTTTACCTATTCCTCTATTTCTATAAGGTTTTGAGATTATTATTTCATCAATTAAAGCAGATAGCGCGTGGGGGTTGATTTATATACCTTCTACTACATTTTTTATCCACTTTTTACTTTTATATCTCCAGAGTAATATTGCTGCTTTTGTTAATTCGTCTGACATTGTAAATAAATACACCAGCGGGAAATTCAATTTTAATACCAGACCTGAAAGAACGGCAAGTGGAACTCCTAAAAGCCACAAAGTGGAAGCTTCAAGAGCGAATGAGAATCTTGTATCACCACCAGCTCTGAGGAATCCTACGATATTTACACCGTTAAAAACTTTAATGGGAATGAATCCCATTGATATTGTCATAGTAATTCTAACCAGGTTTTTGATATCGTTTGATACGTCGAAAAGGTTAACAGCATATAAGGTAACGATAACTGTAATTGTTCCGGCAATTACCGCTACAAGTTCTGCAAGTTTCAAAATTTTTTTGGATATTTCATATGCTTTTTCGTATTGAGATGCCCCGAGAATGTTACCGACTATGACTGATGCGGCGGAAGCTACTGAAAAGGTGAATGAAAATGCAAAACCTTCGATTGTTCCCATGATATTTCTTGCAGCTATAACCTGAGTGCTCATGTGCGCGTACACAACAGAGTACATTGTCATTCCAAAAGACCATGCAAATTCGTTCCCAACTGTAGGAAGTGTGTAATGAAAATATCGTTTTATGAAATTTTTGTTTATTTTCCTTACGTGCGATATGTTGAATCGTCCTGGTAATCTTCTTATTTCAATAATTATCAGGAGTGAAGTAAGGCCTATAATTCTTGCTATAAGTGTTCCCCACGCAGCTCCAATCACTTCTAATCTTGGAAATCCGAGTTTTCCAAATATGAGTACGTAATTGAAAAAGACGTTTGCAGATAGCTCAACAATAGACGTGTACATAGGAATAATCGCCTTTTCCACACTTCGAAGAGCAAAAGAGAAAACCATGGTTATTGCAAACACAGGATAGGAAAACGCTACTATTTTTAAATAACTGATGCCAGATGATATAACTTCTGGATCAGGTGAATAAAACCTCATTACAAATTGTGGAGCAAAAAAACTCAATCCAAAGAATACGAAAGAAAATCCAAGAGCAGAAATAACGGTAAGTGCAGATGCTCTTGCTAAACCATCTTCATCTTTCTTTCCCCAGAATTGGGCAAAAAATATTGCACCTCCAGATACAAGTCCGAACAAAACAAGATTATACAAAAAGAAAAACTGGTTTGAAAGTCCAACAGCGGCAATAGGAATTTCTCCTAATTTTCCTATCATGACCGTGTCAACAAAGTTTACACTTGTAAAAAGAAATTGCTGAAAAGCTATGGGTAATGCTATTTTAAAGATTTTTCGATATATTCCCACAATAATTACCTCCATAACTTCAAACAGTTCGCATTTGAAACTAATTTTATCATAAAAAATAGGATACCACAAAGATTAGCGAGAGTTAGTAAAAAAGATCCCTCGTCACTTTGTTCCTCGGGATGACAGGAGAGAAATATTCCTCGGGATGACATTCTTTTTTGTCATTCTGAGCCCGTAGGGCGAAGAATCTTATAATTAACAAGATTGGCGAGGTTAGCGAGAGTTGGTAAAAAAACAAGATTCCTCACGTTCGTTCGGAATGACAATAAGGAATAAGATCCTTCGTCGCTGGCGCTCCTCAGGATGACATCCTCCTCACATTCGCTCGGAATGACAAAAAATGAAGAATAAAGAATAAGATCCCTCGCATACGCTCGGGATGACACTCTCTTTTTATGTCATTCCGAATCCGAAGGGTGAGGAATCTTACCCCCACTCATGTCATTCCGAACCCGAAGGGTGAGGAATCTTGTATTTAGCGAGTTTACAAAAAGCTTTTTTCTGTTTTGTTTGAGGTTTTATTTTGTGGTATAATATTACTAACTTACGAGTTACTTACTTATAAGTTAGCTATTAATGAGTATATATGAGGTGATAATATGTTTGTAGGTAGGGAAAATGAACTGGAAAGTTTGAATAAGTTGTATAAAGATAATGAATTTCAATTTGTTGTTGTGTACGGTCGAAGACGAGTTGGAAAAACTACTTTGCTTTTAGAATTTTGCAAAGAAAAACCCTGTATTTTTTTTGTAGCTGATGAATCTGTAGACAGTATAGCTTTGGAGAAATTTTCAAAAGAAGTTTTTTCGTATTTTCATTTAAATGGCTTGAGAGGTTTTCAATCATGGGAAGAGGCGTTTTATTTTTTGGGTGAAAGGTCAAAAAAAGAAAGATTGGTAGTAGTAATTGATGAATTTCAATATCTTGTAAATTCCAATAAAAGTATACCATCTATTTTGCAAAAATTGATAGATCACCATTTGAAAAATACTAAGTTGTTTTTGATTGTTTGTGGTTCATATGTAAGTTTTATGGAAAAAGAGGTATTGGGTCATGAAAGTCCATTGTATGGGAGAAGAACAGCACAGTTTGAAATTGCTCCATTTGATTTTTTTGATAGTCGAAGCTTTTTCCCAGAATATAATTTGGAAGAACAAGTTATTACTTATGGAATTTTAGGAGGAACACCTCAATATCTGGTAAGTTTTAACGGAAAATTAGATGTATTTGAAAACGTAAAACAGAGAATTTTAAGTAAATCGTCTTATTTATATGAAGAACCGAGATTTTTGTTGCGTGAAGAATTAAGAGAACCAATGGTATACAATTCTATTTTAGAGGCAATTGCGACGGGAAGAACGAAATTGAACGAAATTGCTACCAAAATAAGGGTTGATAATGCCAAAGTTTCGAAATATATAACAGTGCTGATTAATTTAAAAATAGTTGAAAAAGTTAAACCAGAACCAATAGGGAAAACTGGAAGAAGCAGTGTTTTCAAAATCAAAGATAATTTCTTTAGATTTTGGTATAGATTTATCTTTAAAAACAGAGAATTAATTGAACAAAGATTAATAGATAATGTGTTGGAAAAAAAGATTAAACCATTTATAAATGATTATTTAGGACTTGTGTTTGAGAATATAGCATTTGAATATTTAAAAAGAATAAATGGAAAGGAGAAATTGCCATTTGTTTTTGAAAAAATAGGAAAATGGTGGGGGAATAATCCTATAAAGAAACAGGAAGAAGAGATAGATATAGTTGCTTATGATAAGGAAAGTATTATTTTTGGAGAATGTAAGTGGAAAGATGGGATTGTTGATATGTCTGTTATAGAGAAATTAATTGCTAAAAGTGCTTTGTTTGATTTTAAAAACAAGTTTTATGTATATTTTTCAAAAAATGGTTTTACAGATGAGGTTGTTAATTTTGCAAAAGCCAGTAAGAATATATTACTATTTAGTTTAAACGACTTAATTGATTTTTCTTGAAAATAGAGAAATTAATTGGCGAGAGTTAGCTCTCCACCCATGTCATTCCGAGGAGCGTTAGTGATGAGGAATCTTACCTCCACTCATGTCATTCTGAATCCGAAGGGTGAGGAATCTTGGATTTAGCGATGTTGGCAAGGATTGGCGAGGTTAGAAAAAAGCCGGTGATTTACACCGGCTTTTGATTTTTATACGATATAAGCTTATGATTCGTAAACTAATTCGCCTTCAATGTAGACTTTTTCTGCTTTTGCTTTAAAGTCAAATGGATGGGTGTTCCATATGACTATGTCTGCGTCTTTTCCTTCTTCCAGTGAGCCTACTTTATCGTCTATTTTGAGTATTTTAGCTGCGTTTATGGTAATCATTTTCAAAAGGTCTTCTTCATTTGCACCATATCTTAAAGCGGTA
This window encodes:
- a CDS encoding RES domain-containing protein yields the protein MNLKKSKYCCAECFKDEYIKKFVKEKGFEGTCDVCGRSEVSVADFELVAEFIIYGFRKAYDIVENEAFWHPEEKRYADPVTGKDSGKSIFDILYYDESIFSDELSEPKAKEFLQRLMDSIKPNFREMIRGDNDLYSDIETPNWMLKDELYYSDKAKDKKKKLYNSWDEFKKVTKYRYRFFDMDKDKKREKLLEKLKIIFSKLRINLLKGERLFRARIYNDSLESLKKPDDIGPAPVEKTKNNRFSPTGISYMYLSGDEETCIKEINPQFLDKVIVGEFELKRNIEILDLTGNPIKSIFCENYDHDTRMLMNYFVYKFSEEISKPMKPDDNTDIEYVPTQVLSEYIRKLGYKGIKYESSLNRGHYNYVLFFGPKNSEIECFENYLCLKYLYNCVIKSISHDYELVQVVSEK
- a CDS encoding type II toxin-antitoxin system RelE/ParE family toxin, with translation MGQFYWKSYKLYYFDEDNGKNYVLEFLETIAENDKAIVIDFLTNFADKIDEGKGIPSEMFEQEIIKKLESSSGRLYEYRARSKKLRKVIRIYFGVVKQHKIIVLLSGHFKKGKNEQQKEINDAEKRLKRFIRRRERNET
- a CDS encoding helix-turn-helix transcriptional regulator, which encodes MRHEEVKKILFEKNEELKRLYNERKPLINFIHEIIEMRYKKNLSQEDLANILGTSRTNISRIERGKQNLSYKMMFKIVSALGGDLFITAKGNDVIKLTDESKKVLETLLKRYNKPKEQIIEVSLKMLLERIRSYELSEKVSQPEIEGYIDEKIPELEDELCLLS
- a CDS encoding type II toxin-antitoxin system HicB family antitoxin, which translates into the protein MEKHTKYKFTVVIEKDENGYFAYCPELQGCYTQGNTYEEAVESIKDAITLHIEDRLASGEEIPRAESVSLTVVEV
- a CDS encoding type II toxin-antitoxin system HicA family toxin, with translation MPRLPRLTAREIIPILESHGFILVRSSGSHRIYKNSEGKRVTVPFHSGKILHPKLLKSIIRDMGLTEKEFLKLLSK
- a CDS encoding helix-turn-helix domain-containing protein, whose protein sequence is MRKLKELIENDELDKFELRAFDEDEEYENFLIKIVSQIVKLRVEKRISQKELAKKLGTKQSAISRFENFSSNPTLKFLFKVLKALDAEIEITDKSKGYEKYNIVINDKESNFERYYVDSIEKVWERVS
- a CDS encoding protein-export chaperone SecB — translated: MMKAQKSILEFLDYRITKFEYINASFKEIKNINYEVLINTKIGKPVLEDKSNKYLSRLDLDIQIKGKSGRTVPVKVKCSISGLFSASTEINEEEFLKLCSTSGFANLIMISRSVIISFTSQTGNKPIVLPLINLLKTYEKRFKEGNIKKGD
- a CDS encoding 5'-nucleotidase, lipoprotein e(P4) family, whose protein sequence is MKKLLVVFAVLFVSIAIFAADFYVVKAGDTLSKIANETGLSVEELVKYNNIENPDLIVVGQKLRLKPAYTQKDLNEQLVMATLWYQTSGEMRALAYQAFNFAKMLFDADLKNYPDETKTRAVIVDIDETVLNNSPYDAGHIGTEYAYPYGWTEWCEAREAKPLPGAVEFLKYVAEKGGEVFYISNRKEKVKQATIDNLKKFGFPFADEKHVLLRTTTSDKEPRRQLVAKDYKIVLLMGDNLNDFTSVFRHKGVDERNALVEQMKEKWGTKFIVLPNPIYGDWEGAVYNGNWGLSPEEKNKVRKEHLIRWEKEE
- a CDS encoding GNAT family N-acetyltransferase; its protein translation is MNPHALSALIDEIIISKPYRNRGIGKKLIEAVIKECKKIGCCEIEVSTEKSNINAKNFYKSLGFAEKGVLFEIDL
- a CDS encoding MATE family efflux transporter → MGIYRKIFKIALPIAFQQFLFTSVNFVDTVMIGKLGEIPIAAVGLSNQFFFLYNLVLFGLVSGGAIFFAQFWGKKDEDGLARASALTVISALGFSFVFFGLSFFAPQFVMRFYSPDPEVISSGISYLKIVAFSYPVFAITMVFSFALRSVEKAIIPMYTSIVELSANVFFNYVLIFGKLGFPRLEVIGAAWGTLIARIIGLTSLLIIIEIRRLPGRFNISHVRKINKNFIKRYFHYTLPTVGNEFAWSFGMTMYSVVYAHMSTQVIAARNIMGTIEGFAFSFTFSVASAASVIVGNILGASQYEKAYEISKKILKLAELVAVIAGTITVIVTLYAVNLFDVSNDIKNLVRITMTISMGFIPIKVFNGVNIVGFLRAGGDTRFSFALEASTLWLLGVPLAVLSGLVLKLNFPLVYLFTMSDELTKAAILLWRYKSKKWIKNVVEGI
- a CDS encoding ATP-binding protein, encoding MFVGRENELESLNKLYKDNEFQFVVVYGRRRVGKTTLLLEFCKEKPCIFFVADESVDSIALEKFSKEVFSYFHLNGLRGFQSWEEAFYFLGERSKKERLVVVIDEFQYLVNSNKSIPSILQKLIDHHLKNTKLFLIVCGSYVSFMEKEVLGHESPLYGRRTAQFEIAPFDFFDSRSFFPEYNLEEQVITYGILGGTPQYLVSFNGKLDVFENVKQRILSKSSYLYEEPRFLLREELREPMVYNSILEAIATGRTKLNEIATKIRVDNAKVSKYITVLINLKIVEKVKPEPIGKTGRSSVFKIKDNFFRFWYRFIFKNRELIEQRLIDNVLEKKIKPFINDYLGLVFENIAFEYLKRINGKEKLPFVFEKIGKWWGNNPIKKQEEEIDIVAYDKESIIFGECKWKDGIVDMSVIEKLIAKSALFDFKNKFYVYFSKNGFTDEVVNFAKASKNILLFSLNDLIDFS